One genomic region from Streptomyces sp. NBC_01431 encodes:
- a CDS encoding MFS transporter: MPLALLALAIGAFGIGTTEFVIMGLLPEVAGTFGVTIPTAGYLVSGYALGVVLGAPLMTILGTKITRKRMLMVLMGLFVVGNVVSAVAPVFGLMLAGRIVASLAHGAFFGIGSVVAADLVAPEKKAGAIAMMFTGLTIANVVGVPAGTLIGQQVGWRTTFFVVAALGVLGLLGVAKLVPDMPKTEGVRLRHEIAAFRNVQVLLAMAMTVLGFGGVFAAITYVTPMMTDVAGYADTSVTWLLVLFGLGMVAGNLIGGRFADRALMPLLYVSLSGLALALALFTVAAHDKAASAVMVFLIGALGFATVPPLQKRVLDQAAGAPTLASAVNIGAFNLGNALSAWLGGLVIAAGLGYTAPNWVGAALAVSALVLAFVSSRLERRTNAGSVIVSGAVPETARATASRH; the protein is encoded by the coding sequence ATGCCACTCGCGCTCCTAGCCCTGGCCATCGGGGCGTTCGGTATCGGCACCACCGAATTCGTGATCATGGGGCTGCTCCCCGAGGTTGCCGGGACCTTCGGCGTCACCATCCCCACGGCCGGATATCTGGTCAGCGGCTATGCGCTGGGCGTGGTGCTCGGTGCTCCGCTGATGACCATCCTGGGCACGAAGATCACGCGCAAGCGGATGCTGATGGTGCTGATGGGCCTCTTCGTGGTCGGCAACGTGGTGTCCGCCGTCGCACCCGTCTTCGGGCTGATGCTGGCCGGAAGGATCGTCGCCTCGCTCGCACACGGCGCGTTCTTCGGGATCGGTTCGGTGGTCGCGGCCGATCTGGTCGCCCCCGAGAAGAAGGCCGGAGCCATCGCGATGATGTTCACCGGCCTGACCATCGCCAATGTCGTCGGTGTTCCCGCCGGCACGCTCATAGGCCAGCAGGTCGGCTGGCGTACGACGTTCTTCGTCGTCGCCGCACTCGGGGTGCTCGGTCTGCTCGGTGTCGCCAAGCTCGTGCCCGACATGCCGAAGACCGAGGGCGTACGGCTGAGGCACGAGATCGCCGCGTTCCGGAACGTGCAGGTGCTGCTCGCCATGGCGATGACCGTGCTCGGCTTCGGCGGAGTGTTCGCCGCGATCACCTACGTCACCCCGATGATGACCGACGTCGCCGGCTATGCCGACACCTCTGTCACGTGGCTGCTCGTTCTGTTCGGTCTCGGCATGGTCGCCGGGAATCTCATCGGCGGCCGCTTCGCGGACCGCGCGTTGATGCCGCTGCTCTATGTGTCCCTGTCCGGGCTCGCCCTGGCCCTGGCGTTGTTCACCGTGGCAGCCCACGACAAGGCTGCGTCCGCCGTCATGGTCTTCCTGATCGGTGCGCTGGGCTTCGCAACGGTACCTCCGCTGCAGAAGCGCGTACTCGACCAGGCCGCGGGCGCGCCCACCCTGGCGTCCGCCGTCAACATCGGTGCCTTCAACCTCGGCAACGCGCTCTCCGCGTGGCTTGGCGGCCTCGTCATCGCGGCAGGCCTTGGCTACACCGCCCCGAACTGGGTCGGCGCCGCGCTTGCCGTGTCCGCCCTCGTCCTTGCTTTCGTCTCCAGTCGGCTTGAGCGGCGTACGAACGCGGGCAGCGTGATCGTCTCGGGTGCCGTGCCCGAGACGGCTCGCGCAACGGCATCGCGTCACTGA
- a CDS encoding MarR family winged helix-turn-helix transcriptional regulator, producing the protein MTATDPALTALAQGWCALSLLHGKIDTHIERALQSGHGLSVREYSLLDVLSRQHSGPGGHLQMKQVADAVVLSQSATTRLVTRLEDRGLLTRYLCDTDRRGIYTDVTKAGLALLAEARPTNDRALREALDEAAKIPELAPLVRTVEALHIAA; encoded by the coding sequence ATGACCGCGACGGACCCCGCACTCACCGCCCTCGCCCAGGGCTGGTGCGCCCTTTCCCTGCTGCACGGCAAGATCGACACCCATATCGAGCGCGCTCTGCAGTCCGGGCACGGCCTCAGCGTCCGCGAGTACTCGCTCCTCGACGTCCTCAGCCGCCAACACAGCGGTCCGGGCGGTCACCTCCAGATGAAGCAGGTGGCCGACGCCGTCGTGCTGAGCCAGTCGGCCACCACCCGGCTCGTCACCCGGCTCGAGGACCGCGGTCTGCTGACCCGCTACCTCTGCGACACCGACCGCCGCGGCATCTACACCGACGTCACCAAGGCAGGTCTCGCCCTGCTCGCCGAGGCCCGGCCCACCAACGACAGAGCCCTTCGCGAGGCGCTCGACGAAGCGGCGAAGATCCCGGAGCTGGCCCCGCTGGTCCGCACCGTCGAAGCCCTTCACATCGCTGCCTGA
- a CDS encoding GNAT family N-acetyltransferase: MSDLEIRPAAPEDIPAIVAMLADDPLGAQRESPDDLTPYRAAFDRLADDPNQHLIVADRGGQVVGTLQLTIIPGLSRRGATRSVIESVRIHGDERGGGLGTRLIEWAVDESGRQGCQLVQLTSDLTRTDAHRFYERLGFEASHVGFKKPL, from the coding sequence ATGAGCGATCTTGAGATCAGGCCTGCTGCGCCCGAGGACATCCCGGCGATCGTGGCAATGCTCGCGGACGACCCGCTGGGCGCACAGCGCGAGTCACCGGACGACCTCACCCCGTATCGTGCTGCCTTCGACCGGCTCGCGGACGATCCGAACCAGCATCTGATCGTCGCCGACCGTGGCGGCCAGGTGGTCGGCACCCTCCAGCTCACGATCATCCCCGGGTTGTCGCGGCGCGGAGCGACCCGGTCGGTCATCGAAAGCGTCCGCATCCACGGCGACGAACGAGGAGGCGGCCTCGGCACCCGGCTCATCGAATGGGCCGTCGACGAATCGGGGCGCCAGGGCTGCCAGTTGGTTCAGCTGACGTCGGACCTCACCCGTACCGATGCCCATCGCTTCTACGAGCGGCTGGGGTTCGAGGCCTCGCACGTGGGATTCAAAAAGCCCCTGTAG
- a CDS encoding serine hydrolase domain-containing protein — protein sequence MTSSSSPVSPSPFEELLPSTRRALLHRIAVAQSTERAPSLVAAVVRDGRMVWFGSRTSVDGHGPDADVQYRIGSITKTFTAVLVMRLRDEGLVDLDDPLEKHLPGTNAGSATIAQLLAHTAGLAAETPAPWWERTPGTVRPELADVLGEQPQLHPAGRLHHYSNPGYTLLGSLVEAVRGVPWEEALRTEILEPLGLDRTSTQPAHPHAGGWAVHPWADVLLPEPSEDLGLMAPAGQLWSTAADLCRFAVFLANGDDRVLSADSVAQMRTPAAPPQTGDREGGYGLGVQLAHVHGLDLAGHTGSLPGFVAGLWVSAAGGVAAVALANATSAPKCGTLAADLVRIVAEAEPSFPEPWRPLPEVDRELLELTGPWYWGTQPYVLRLAADRSVALEPLQAPGRASRFMAAPDGAWTGLDGYYQGETLRVVRRSDGSVSHLDLGSFVFTREPYGPDATAVPGGVDPEGWRGV from the coding sequence ATGACTTCATCCAGTTCGCCCGTATCGCCGTCCCCCTTCGAAGAGCTGCTGCCGAGCACGCGCCGCGCCCTTCTTCACCGCATCGCAGTCGCCCAGTCCACCGAGCGGGCGCCCTCGCTCGTCGCGGCCGTGGTGCGGGACGGGCGGATGGTCTGGTTCGGGTCACGCACCTCCGTCGACGGCCACGGCCCCGATGCCGATGTCCAGTACCGCATCGGCTCCATCACCAAGACATTCACGGCGGTACTCGTGATGAGGCTGCGCGACGAGGGGCTGGTCGACCTCGACGACCCGCTGGAGAAGCACCTTCCCGGCACGAACGCGGGCAGCGCGACCATCGCTCAACTCCTGGCCCACACAGCGGGGTTGGCCGCCGAGACGCCCGCGCCCTGGTGGGAGCGGACACCCGGCACCGTCCGCCCCGAGCTCGCCGATGTACTGGGCGAGCAACCGCAACTGCACCCCGCGGGCCGGCTGCACCACTACTCCAACCCTGGCTACACGCTGCTGGGTTCCCTGGTGGAGGCGGTACGAGGAGTGCCGTGGGAGGAGGCCCTGCGGACCGAGATCCTGGAACCGCTGGGCCTCGACCGCACGAGTACGCAGCCGGCCCACCCCCACGCCGGTGGCTGGGCGGTGCACCCCTGGGCCGACGTACTGCTTCCCGAGCCGTCCGAGGACCTCGGTCTGATGGCTCCCGCCGGCCAGCTCTGGTCGACCGCGGCGGACCTCTGCCGCTTCGCCGTCTTCCTGGCAAACGGCGACGACCGCGTGCTGAGTGCCGACTCCGTGGCGCAGATGCGCACTCCTGCCGCGCCGCCCCAGACAGGGGACCGAGAGGGGGGCTACGGGCTGGGCGTGCAGCTCGCCCACGTCCACGGCCTCGACTTGGCCGGCCACACCGGCTCGCTGCCCGGCTTCGTCGCGGGCTTGTGGGTGAGCGCTGCCGGGGGTGTGGCCGCTGTCGCGCTGGCCAACGCGACGTCCGCCCCGAAGTGCGGAACGCTGGCCGCCGACCTCGTACGGATCGTGGCCGAGGCCGAGCCCAGCTTCCCGGAGCCCTGGCGACCCCTTCCGGAGGTCGACAGGGAACTCTTGGAGCTCACGGGACCCTGGTACTGGGGTACTCAGCCGTACGTCCTCAGGCTGGCGGCCGACCGATCAGTGGCCCTCGAACCCCTCCAGGCCCCAGGCCGCGCCTCCCGCTTCATGGCCGCCCCCGATGGCGCCTGGACGGGTCTCGACGGCTACTACCAGGGGGAGACGCTGCGTGTGGTGCGGCGGTCCGACGGCTCCGTGAGCCACCTGGACCTCGGGTCCTTCGTGTTCACACGCGAGCCGTACGGGCCCGACGCGACGGCGGTCCCGGGCGGCGTGGACCCCGAGGGCTGGCGCGGGGTCTGA
- the dnaB gene encoding replicative DNA helicase: MSIPEPLDEPWADTGPSDRLPVSRQRGDSESRGGRGRGRGRDDQHDRGQDDWDGPSSGFERVPPQDIDAEQSVLGGMLLSKDAIADVVEIIKGHDFYKPAHETVYTAILDLYAKGEPADPITVAAELVKRGEITRVGGASYLHTLVQSVPTAANASYYAEIVHERAVLRRLVEAGTKITQMGYAADGDVDDIVNSAQAEIYAVTEQRTSEDYLPLGDIMEGALDEIEAIGSRSGEMTGVPTGFTDFDSLTNGLHPGQMVVIAARPAMGKSTLALDFARACSIKHNLPSVIFSLEMGRNEIAMRLLSAEARVALHHMRSGTMTDEDWTRLARRMPDVSQAPLYIDDSPNLSMMEIRAKCRRLKQRNDLRLVVIDYLQLMQSGGSKRAESRQQEVSDMSRNLKLLAKELQLPVIALSQLNRGPEQRTDKKPMVSDLRESGSIEQDADMVILLHREDAYEKESPRAGEADLIVAKHRNGPTATITVAFQGHYSRFVDMAQT; the protein is encoded by the coding sequence GTGAGCATTCCCGAGCCGTTGGACGAGCCCTGGGCCGACACCGGTCCAAGTGACCGTCTGCCTGTTTCCCGCCAGCGCGGCGACAGCGAGAGCCGAGGCGGTCGCGGCCGTGGCAGGGGCCGCGACGACCAGCACGACCGCGGTCAGGACGACTGGGACGGGCCGTCCTCGGGCTTCGAGCGGGTGCCTCCCCAGGACATCGACGCCGAACAGTCCGTCCTCGGCGGCATGCTGCTCTCCAAGGACGCCATCGCGGACGTCGTGGAGATCATCAAGGGCCACGACTTCTACAAGCCCGCCCACGAAACCGTCTACACGGCGATCCTCGACCTCTATGCCAAGGGCGAGCCCGCCGACCCCATCACCGTCGCCGCCGAGCTCGTCAAGCGCGGCGAGATCACCCGGGTCGGCGGCGCCTCCTACCTGCACACGCTGGTGCAGTCGGTGCCGACAGCGGCCAACGCCTCGTACTACGCGGAGATTGTCCATGAACGGGCCGTGCTCCGTAGGCTCGTCGAGGCAGGCACCAAGATCACACAGATGGGATACGCGGCCGACGGCGACGTCGACGACATCGTCAACTCCGCACAGGCCGAGATCTACGCGGTCACCGAGCAGCGCACCAGCGAGGACTACCTCCCGCTCGGCGACATCATGGAGGGCGCGCTCGACGAGATCGAGGCGATCGGCTCGCGCAGTGGCGAAATGACCGGTGTCCCCACCGGGTTCACCGACTTCGACTCGCTCACCAACGGGCTGCACCCCGGGCAGATGGTCGTCATCGCCGCCCGTCCCGCCATGGGTAAGTCCACGCTGGCCCTGGACTTCGCGCGGGCCTGTTCGATCAAGCACAACCTGCCCAGCGTGATCTTCTCGCTCGAAATGGGACGCAACGAGATCGCGATGCGTCTGCTTTCGGCCGAGGCCCGGGTCGCCCTTCATCACATGCGTTCCGGCACCATGACCGACGAGGACTGGACACGACTGGCCCGCCGCATGCCGGACGTCTCCCAGGCGCCGCTCTACATCGACGACTCGCCAAACCTGTCGATGATGGAAATCCGCGCCAAGTGCCGCCGCCTGAAGCAGCGCAACGACCTCCGCCTCGTCGTCATCGACTATCTCCAGCTGATGCAGTCCGGCGGTTCCAAGCGCGCCGAGAGCCGGCAGCAGGAAGTCTCGGACATGTCGCGAAATCTGAAGCTCCTTGCGAAGGAGCTTCAGCTGCCGGTGATCGCGCTCTCGCAGCTGAACCGTGGCCCCGAGCAGCGCACCGACAAGAAGCCGATGGTCTCCGACCTCCGTGAATCCGGCTCCATCGAGCAGGACGCGGACATGGTCATCCTGCTGCACCGTGAGGACGCGTACGAGAAGGAGTCGCCCCGCGCCGGCGAGGCGGATCTGATCGTGGCCAAGCACCGTAACGGTCCGACCGCAACGATCACGGTCGCCTTCCAGGGCCACTACTCCCGCTTCGTGGACATGGCGCAGACCTGA
- a CDS encoding MATE family efflux transporter yields the protein MTQAPATPDNDRRRSRRRHDREIVSLAVPAFGALVAEPLFLMADSAIVGHLGTPQLAGLGIAAPLLTTAVSIFVFLAYATTAAVSRRVGAGDLRAAIRQGMDGIWLALLLGAAVVAAVLPAAPWLVGAFGASETAAPYAITYLRISALGIPAMLVVLAATGLLRGLQNTRTPLYVAVAGFAVNGVLNVGLVYGAGLGIAGSAWGTVIAQLGMAAVYLTVAVRGARRHGASLWPDAAGISNSARAGVPLLVRTLSLRSVLMIATAVAARLGDADIAAHQIILSLWNLMAFALDAIAIAGQAIIGRYLGAGDAAGAKQACRRMVEWGIAFGVLLGLLVVASRPAFIPLFTSDPTVQDAVLPALLVVALTQPLAGVVFVLDGVLMGAGDGPYLARAMVLTLVVFAPVALLVPTFGGGLTALWWAMALMMTVRTLTLVVRARSGRWVVTGATR from the coding sequence ATGACACAGGCCCCCGCGACACCGGACAACGACCGGCGGCGGTCCCGACGGCGACACGATCGCGAGATCGTGTCGCTTGCCGTTCCGGCCTTCGGCGCCCTCGTCGCCGAGCCGCTCTTCCTCATGGCGGACAGCGCGATCGTGGGCCACCTCGGCACCCCGCAACTGGCCGGTTTGGGTATTGCCGCGCCGCTGCTCACCACCGCCGTGAGCATTTTCGTCTTCCTCGCGTACGCCACCACCGCCGCGGTCTCCCGCCGGGTGGGCGCCGGCGATCTGCGAGCCGCGATACGGCAGGGCATGGACGGCATCTGGCTGGCACTCCTACTGGGTGCGGCCGTCGTGGCCGCCGTACTGCCCGCAGCTCCCTGGCTCGTCGGCGCCTTCGGCGCCTCGGAGACCGCTGCCCCGTACGCCATCACCTATCTCCGGATATCCGCCCTCGGCATCCCGGCGATGCTCGTGGTACTCGCCGCCACCGGCCTGCTGCGCGGGCTCCAGAACACCAGGACTCCCCTGTACGTCGCCGTCGCCGGCTTCGCGGTCAACGGCGTGCTCAATGTCGGGCTCGTCTACGGCGCCGGGCTCGGCATCGCGGGATCGGCGTGGGGAACCGTCATCGCGCAGCTCGGCATGGCCGCCGTCTACCTGACCGTGGCGGTACGTGGGGCCCGGCGGCACGGCGCCTCCCTGTGGCCGGACGCAGCAGGGATCAGCAACAGTGCACGGGCGGGCGTGCCGCTCCTGGTACGTACGCTCTCACTGCGCTCCGTCCTGATGATCGCCACTGCCGTCGCCGCCCGCCTGGGGGACGCCGACATCGCCGCTCACCAAATCATCCTGTCCCTGTGGAATCTGATGGCCTTCGCACTGGATGCCATAGCCATCGCCGGTCAGGCGATCATCGGCCGCTATCTGGGCGCCGGCGACGCGGCGGGTGCCAAGCAGGCTTGTCGCCGCATGGTGGAGTGGGGCATCGCCTTCGGGGTACTGCTCGGCCTGCTTGTCGTGGCCAGCCGACCCGCCTTCATCCCGCTCTTCACCAGCGACCCGACCGTCCAGGATGCCGTGCTGCCCGCCCTCCTTGTGGTGGCCCTCACCCAACCGCTCGCCGGAGTCGTGTTCGTACTCGACGGCGTACTGATGGGAGCGGGCGACGGCCCCTACCTGGCTCGTGCCATGGTGCTGACGCTCGTCGTCTTCGCTCCGGTCGCCCTGCTCGTTCCCACGTTTGGTGGCGGGCTGACCGCACTCTGGTGGGCCATGGCCCTGATGATGACGGTCCGGACGCTGACCCTCGTAGTCCGGGCCCGCTCCGGACGCTGGGTGGTCACCGGCGCGACCCGCTGA
- the rplI gene encoding 50S ribosomal protein L9, whose translation MKIILTHEVSGLGTAGDVVDVKDGYARNYLVPRGFAIRWTKGGEKDVAQIRRARKIHEIATIEQANEVKAQLEGVKVRLAVRSGDAGRLFGSVTQADVASAIKAAGGPDVDKRRVELGSPIKTLGAHQVSVRLHADVVAKLGVEVIAA comes from the coding sequence ATGAAGATCATCCTCACCCACGAGGTCTCTGGCCTCGGCACTGCCGGCGACGTCGTTGACGTCAAGGACGGCTACGCTCGCAACTACCTGGTCCCGCGTGGTTTCGCGATCCGCTGGACCAAGGGTGGCGAGAAGGATGTCGCGCAGATTCGTCGTGCGCGCAAGATCCACGAGATCGCGACCATCGAGCAGGCCAACGAGGTCAAGGCTCAGCTCGAGGGCGTGAAGGTGCGTCTGGCTGTTCGCTCCGGCGACGCCGGCCGTCTCTTCGGCTCCGTCACCCAGGCTGACGTCGCTTCGGCGATCAAGGCTGCCGGTGGCCCGGACGTGGACAAGCGCCGCGTCGAGCTCGGTTCGCCGATCAAGACCCTTGGTGCCCACCAGGTGTCCGTGCGTCTGCACGCCGACGTTGTCGCGAAGCTTGGCGTCGAGGTCATCGCCGCCTAA
- the rpsR gene encoding 30S ribosomal protein S18 — MAKPPVRKPKKKVCAFCKDKTAYVDYKDTNMLRKFISDRGKIRARRVTGNCTQHQRDVATAVKNSREMALLPYTSTAR; from the coding sequence ATGGCGAAGCCGCCTGTGCGCAAGCCTAAGAAGAAGGTCTGCGCTTTCTGCAAGGACAAGACCGCTTACGTGGACTACAAGGACACGAACATGCTGCGGAAGTTCATTTCCGACCGCGGCAAGATCCGTGCCCGCCGCGTGACCGGCAACTGCACGCAGCACCAGCGTGACGTCGCCACGGCCGTCAAGAACAGCCGTGAGATGGCGCTGCTGCCCTACACGTCCACCGCGCGATAA